Proteins encoded in a region of the Solanum dulcamara chromosome 9, daSolDulc1.2, whole genome shotgun sequence genome:
- the LOC129902287 gene encoding aldehyde oxidase 4-like has protein sequence MEVSERNGNLVFAVNGERIELSCVDPSTTLLQFLRYHASFKSPKLGCGEGGCGACVVLVSKYDPKLNRAEDFSVSSCLTLICSLNGCAITTSDGLGNTRDGYHPIHQRFAGFHASQCGFCTPGMCMSFYSALINADKQNNQDSPQKGFSNLSSFEAEKSISGNLCRCTGYRPIADACKSFASDVDIEDLGFNAFWKKGDSRETKASKLPPYDPSKDLVRFPEFMKSESITLLDSTRYSWFSPVSIKELQGLLKYGLAENVGSVKIVVGNTGTGYYKETQRYDQYIDLRHIPELSILNRNHKGIEIGATVTISRVISFLNEGTKVNLSLYGEMVSRKLAQHMEKIANPFVRNTASVGGNLAMAQKFGFPSDMSTLFLGVDATVSILTIRGQEKVKWEELLARPALDSRSVLLSVWIPFKKSGNFLLNFLFETYRAAPRPLGSALAYVNAAFLADVSPHRNGVVIDSIRLAYGAFGTNHAIRAKTVEKYLTGKILNVKILYEALKLVKLDVISEPGTSYPEYRSSLAVSFLFKFLHPFMDVDSAISSGLFDGIGETFLEDGSGSNDDGDTSQGNTQTIISSGEQVVESSTEYYPVGEPLEKYGAAMQASGEAVYVDDIPSPPNCLHGAFIYSTKPLARVKSISLQLESNTLADGIVAIITYKDIPSGGENIGALSQFGPEPLFAEDHCEYAGDRIAVVVAKSQRSADVAARTAVVKYDTEDTASSILSVEEAVKRSSFLQGPVSLDTYPIGDFSKGMAEADHKILSAELRLPSEYYFYMEPQTTLAVPDEDKTMVVYASTQFPEYTHSVIARCLGVPENNIRVITRRAGGGFGGKAIRSMPVSTACALAAYKLRCPVRIYVNRNTDMVIIGGRHPLKVTYSVGFKSNGKITALYADILVNGGISDDITPVIAAHVIAALKKYNWGAFSFDIRNCKTNLTSKSSMRALGDVQGSYIADAIVEHIASVLKMEVDSVISQNIHTYESLKLFYKDSAGESGEYTLPSIMDQLATSSRFIDRRKMVDQFNQKNTWKKRGISRLPIVHEVNQHATPAKVSILQDGSIVCEVGGVEIGQGLWTKVKQVIAYALSLIERSWSEELVEKVRIIQIDTLSLVQTGYTAESTKSESSCEAARLCCNILVQRLTPVKEKLQEKNGSVDWTTLIREAETQQINLQAHAYFVPGSSSGQYLNYGAAVSEIEIDILTGQSRIIQSDIIYDCGQSLNPATDLGQIEGAFVQGIGYFMLEEYLTNEDGLMVTNSTWTYHIPTIDTIPKCLNVRVLNSGHHKKRILSSKASGEPPLLLAATVHSATRAAIREARKQLKSWDKLVESDSKFYLDVPAIMPVVKTTCGLDYVEKYLETLINKPST, from the exons GTTGTGGTGAAG GTGGTTGTGGAGCTTGTGTTGTTTTAGTCTCAAAGTATGATCCTAAACTAAACAGAGCTGAAGATTTTAGTGTGAGTTCATGCCTTACACTTATTTGCAGTTTAAATGGTTGTGCAATTACTACAAGTGATGGCCTTGGTAACACTAGAGATGGTTATCACCCaattcatcaaagatttgcTGGTTTCCATGCATCTCAATGTGGATTTTGCACTCCTGGGATGTGTATGTCATTTTACTCAGCTCTCATCAACGCCGATAAACAGAACAATCAAGATTCTCCACAAAAAGGATTCTCTAATCTATCTTCATTTGAAGCTGAAAAGTCCATTTCGGGAAACCTTTGTCGTTGCACTGGATACCGGCCCATCGCTGATGCCTGCAAGAGTTTCGCTTCTGATGTTGATATAGAGGATTTGGGATTCAATGCCTTTTGGAAAAAAGGAGATTCCAGGGAAACCAAAGCGAGTAAGTTGCCTCCGTATGATCCAAGTAAGGATCTTGTTAGATTTCCTGAATTCATGAAAAGTGAATCCATCACACTTTTGGATTCCACGAGGTACTCTTGGTTTAGTCCTGTTTCTATAAAGGAGCTACAAGGCTTGTTGAAGTATGGTCTGGCTGAAAATGTCGGGAGCGTTAAAATAGTTGTTGGTAATACTGGCACTGGTTATTATAAGGAAACACAGCGATATGACCAGTACATCGATCTGAGGCATATCCCTGAACTTTCGATCCTCAATAGGAATCACAAAGGAATCGAAATCGGAGCAACTGTGACAATATCTAGAGTTATTTCATTCTTGAATGAGGGAACCAAAGTCAATTTGAGTTTATATGGAGAGATGGTGTCCCGGAAGTTGGCTCAACATATGGAGAAGATTGCTAATCCGTTTGTCAGAAACACTGCTAGTGTGGGGGGAAATTTAGCTATGGCACAGAAGTTTGGTTTTCCTTCTGATATGTCTACATTATTTCTTGGAGTGGATGCTACGGTTAGTATATTGACCATTCGAGGACAAGAAAAGGTTAAATGGGAGGAGCTCTTAGCAAGGCCAGCACTAGACTCAAGAAGTGTGCTTCTAAGTGTCTGGATCCCATTCAAAAAGAGCGGCAATTTTCTTCTGAACTTTCTGTTTGAAACCTATCGAGCTGCACCAAGACCTCTCGGGAGTGCATTGGCGTATGTAAATGCTGCTTTCTTAGCTGATGTTTCTCCTCACAGGAATGGAGTTGTGATAGATTCTATCAGGTTGGCATATGGTGCTTTTGGGACAAATCATGCCATAAGGGCCAAAACAGTAGAGAAATATTTAACCGGGAAGATATTGAACGTCAAGATTCTGTATGAAGCACTGAAATTAGTCAAGCTAGATGTAATCTCTGAACCGGGGACTTCATACCCCGAATACCGGTCAAGCTTGGCTGTCAGTTTTCTATTCAAGTTTCTGCATCCTTTTATGGATGTGGATTCTGCAATTTCCAGTGGTTTGTTCGATGGAATTGGTGAAACTTTTTTAGAAGATGGTTCTGGAAGTAATGATGATGGTGATACTAGTCAAGGAAATACGCAGACAATAATATCATCTGGTGAGCAGGTTGTGGAATCAAGTACCGAGTACTATCCAGTTGGTGAACCGTTGGAAAAGTATGGAGCTGCAATGCAAGCTTCTG GTGAAgctgtttatgttgatgacattcCATCACCCCCGAACTGTCTACATGGAGCATTTATCTATAGTACAAAACCATTAGCAAGGGTAAAGAGCATTAGTCTCCAGCTCGAGTCTAATACATTGGCTGATGGAATTGTTGCTATTATTACATATAAAGATATCCCGAGCGGAGGGGAAAATATAGGTGCTTTGAGCCAGTTTGGTCCTGAACCTCTATTTGCAGAGGATCATTGCGAATATGCTGGAGACCGAATTGCTGTTGTG GTTGCTAAAAGCCAGAGGTCTGCTGATGTGGCTGCAAGGACAGCTGTTGTTAAATATGACACAGAAGATACAGCTTCGTCGATTTTATCTGTTGAGGAGGCTGTAAAGagatcaagttttcttcaaggTCCCGTGTCTCTGGACACATATCCAATTGGTGATTTCTCGAAAGGAATGGCTGAAGCTGATCACAAGATTCTTTCCGCTGAG TTGAGACTTCCATCGGAGTACTACTTTTATATGGAGCCACAGACTACCTTAGCAGTTCCGGATGAAGACAAGACCATGGTTGTTTATGCTTCAACTCAGTTCCCCGAGTATACACATAGTGTGATTGCTCGTTGTCTTGGTGTTCCCGAGAATAATATCCGTGTGATAACAAGAAGGGCTGGAGGTGGCTTCGGTGGCAAGGCAATAAGAAGCATGCCA GTTTCCACAGCCTGTGCACTTGCAGCATACAAGTTACGATGCCCTGTCAGGATATACGTCAACAGAAATACCGATATGGTAATAATAGGAGGAAGACACCCTTTGAAAGTAACATACAGTGTCGGATTCAAGTCAAATGGGAAGATCACAGCCTTATATGCTGATATCTTAGTAAACGGAGGAATATCGGATGATATAACCCCTGTCATAGCAGCTCATGTAATTGCAGCACTCAAAAAATACAATTGGGGTGCCTTTTCTTTCGATATAAGGAATTGCAAGACGAACCTTACCAGCAAATCATCCATGCGAGCACTCGGGGATGTCCAAGGATCTTATATCGCAGACGCTATAGTAGAACACATAGCGAGTGTACTGAAAATGGAGGTGGACTCTGTCATCAGTCAAAATATTCATACTTACGAAAGCCTTAAACTATTCTACAAGGATAGCGCAGGCGAATCAGGAGAATATACCTTGCCTAGTATCATGGATCAGTTGGCTACTTCCTCAAGAttcatcgatagaagaaagatGGTTGATCAATTTAACCAGAAAAACACATGGAAGAAAAGGGGCATTTCTCGATTGCCAATAGTGCATGAAGTTAATCAACATGCAACACCAGCAAAAGTAAGCATTTTGCAGGATGGATCAATAGTTTGTGAAGTTGGAGGGGTTGAAATTGGACAAGGATTATGGACAAAGGTTAAACAGGTGATCGCGTATGCTCTTAGTTTAATCGAGAGAAGTTGGAGCGAAGAGCTTGTGGAGAAGGTCAGAATCATACAAATAGACACCTTAAGCTTAGTGCAAACTGGATATACTGCTGAAAGCACAAAGTCTGAATCAAGTTGTGAAGCGGCTCGACTTTGCTGTAATATCCTGGTTCAAAGACTGACACCCGTGAAGGAAAAACTTCAGGAAAAAAATGGTTCTGTCGATTGGACAACACTGATTCGCGAG GCAGAAACTCAACAAATCAATCTACAAGCACATGCTTATTTTGTTCCAGGTTCAAGTTCCGGGCAATATTTGAACTATGGTGCTGCTGTCAGCGAG ATTGAGATAGATATTTTGACAGGACAATCAAGAATTATACAGTCGGATATTATATATGACTGTGGTCAGAGCTTGAATCCGGCTACCGACTTGGGACAG ATTGAAGGGGCATTTGTACAAGGAATTGGATATTTTATGCTTGAAGAATATCTTACAAACGAAGACGGATTGATGGTTACAAATAGCACTTGGACATACCATATCCCAACAATTGACACCATACCTAAATGTTTAAACGTTCGTGTGCTAAACAGTGGACATCACAAAAAACGTATTCTATCGTCTAAAG CTTCTGGTGAACCACCATTGCTTCTAGCAGCTACAGTCCATTCTGCTACAAGAGCAGCCATTAGAGAAGCAAGAAAACAGCTAAAAAGTTGGGACAAACTCGTTGAGTCCGATTCGAAATTCTATCTGGATGTACCTGCCATAATGCCTGTTGTAAAGACAACTTGTGGCCTAGACTATGTAGAGAAGTACTTGGAAACTTTGATCAACAAACCATCCACCTAA